From one Butyricimonas faecihominis genomic stretch:
- the nusA gene encoding transcription termination factor NusA, which translates to MEAINLIDSFAEFKELKNIDRATLMRVLEDIFRNMLIKRYGTDENFDIIINIDKGDLEIWRNRIVVEDDAFENPNTQISLTEAKKIDADYEVGEEVTDEVKFKDFGRRSVLALRQNLSARILELEKDHIFTKYKEKVGQIVTGEVYQVWKKEILVLDDEGNELILPKQEQIPSDFFKKGDTIRAVVIRVEMRNASPYIILSRTSPVFLERLFENEVPEIFDGLITIKNVVRVPGERAKVAVESYDDRIDPVGACVGMKGSRIHGIVRELRNENIDVINYTNNIQLYITRALNPAKINKIEMDEENKRANVYLNPEEVSLAIGKGGLNIKLASQLTGYEIDVYRELETAEEEDVNLEEFSDEIEPWVIEELKRVGCDTAKSVLELSESELESRTDLEIETIRDVLKILRAEFE; encoded by the coding sequence ATGGAAGCCATTAATTTGATAGATTCATTCGCAGAATTTAAAGAGCTTAAAAATATTGACAGGGCAACCTTGATGAGAGTGTTGGAAGATATTTTCAGGAACATGCTTATCAAGCGTTACGGGACGGACGAGAATTTTGACATCATTATAAATATCGACAAGGGTGACTTGGAAATCTGGAGAAACCGCATCGTGGTAGAGGATGACGCCTTCGAAAACCCGAATACCCAAATTTCGCTGACGGAGGCAAAGAAAATCGATGCCGACTACGAGGTGGGAGAAGAGGTGACCGACGAGGTGAAATTCAAGGATTTCGGACGCCGTTCCGTGCTGGCTTTAAGACAAAACCTTTCAGCCCGGATTCTTGAACTGGAGAAAGATCACATCTTCACCAAATACAAAGAGAAAGTGGGCCAGATCGTGACCGGAGAGGTTTATCAGGTATGGAAAAAAGAGATTCTGGTTCTGGATGACGAAGGCAACGAACTGATTCTCCCGAAACAAGAGCAAATACCTAGCGATTTCTTCAAGAAAGGAGATACCATCCGGGCAGTCGTTATTCGCGTAGAAATGAGAAACGCTTCCCCGTACATTATTCTTTCCAGAACATCCCCCGTATTCCTTGAAAGATTGTTCGAGAACGAGGTACCGGAAATATTCGATGGCTTGATCACGATTAAAAACGTGGTACGTGTCCCGGGAGAACGCGCCAAAGTGGCCGTGGAATCATACGATGACCGTATCGACCCAGTGGGAGCTTGTGTCGGAATGAAAGGTTCACGTATTCACGGTATCGTTCGGGAACTGAGAAACGAAAATATAGACGTGATTAACTACACGAATAACATCCAACTATACATCACCCGTGCGTTGAACCCGGCCAAGATCAACAAGATCGAAATGGACGAGGAAAACAAGAGAGCGAACGTTTACCTGAACCCGGAGGAAGTTTCCTTGGCTATCGGTAAAGGCGGTTTGAACATCAAACTGGCCAGCCAGCTCACGGGCTACGAGATCGATGTTTATCGTGAACTTGAAACCGCAGAGGAAGAAGACGTTAACCTAGAAGAATTCTCCGACGAGATCGAACCATGGGTAATCGAGGAACTGAAACGCGTGGGTTGTGACACGGCAAAGAGCGTGTTAGAGTTAAGTGAATCAGAATTAGAGAGCAGGACTGATCTTGAGATAGAGACCATCAGGGATGTTCTCAAAATATTAAGAGCCGAATTTGAATAA
- a CDS encoding DUF6769 family protein — translation MRKRQIAIIPLIFASMIMLLSSIMPHHHHGKLICFTPTHEHSSFIEKACNHEHDSTPTEGECEVRLLFQTSIVKQHHDECNCCPNIIPDQPFQSILTLAGLDHSLLLLGVPKEVPPIFYRERLHPITWSVTSAGRAPPTVIA, via the coding sequence ATGAGGAAACGACAGATAGCTATTATCCCGCTTATTTTTGCTAGCATGATTATGCTACTGTCGTCTATTATGCCTCATCATCACCACGGTAAATTAATCTGTTTCACGCCTACACATGAACACAGTTCGTTCATCGAAAAAGCATGTAACCACGAACATGACTCAACTCCTACCGAGGGTGAATGTGAGGTCAGATTATTATTCCAGACAAGCATTGTAAAACAACATCATGACGAGTGCAATTGTTGTCCGAATATCATTCCGGATCAACCATTCCAATCCATACTGACCCTTGCCGGGTTAGATCACTCGTTATTACTTCTCGGAGTACCAAAAGAAGTTCCACCCATATTTTACCGGGAACGTCTCCACCCGATCACGTGGAGCGTCACCTCTGCCGGCAGGGCTCCTCCTACCGTAATAGCTTAA
- the infB gene encoding translation initiation factor IF-2, producing MAVRLSKVAREFNVGLSTIVDYLQEKGIKISSDPNAKLTDDQYALVAKEFSTDSEAKKESNRVDLKNTRLKKETVTIDNMNNGTEEHAPEFISIKDEIKLENKIKVVDHIDLNRLNKQQKPEEKVEEVKEVKIEEKKEEKPAEPQVKETPVIAQKQEREETQAPVARPPKTIIKQPKVETRQEEKAPSEDHSNRADREVSYKSPTPAIKDVKVVGTIDLDAINQRTRPPKKSKQERERDKRELKKKSLVPPKNTDDIVIKKNVVINEVEDDSEESETRKKRKRILKKDEKINIEASKTAKQEESKKKIKKIKKKKASKAEISEEDVQKQIKDTFARLGNKGKTKSSKHRRDKRDAVHQKMQAEMEQAELEKSILKLTEFVTVSELATMMDISVADIISTCMSLGLFVSINQRLDAETINIVAEEFGFDVEFVSVDIQEAIDEDEDEQEEHVESRPPIVTVMGHVDHGKTSLLDYIRKANVIAGEAGGITQHIGAYSVKLADGRTVTFLDTPGHEAFTAMRARGAQVTDIAIIIIAADDNVMPQTVEAINHASAAGVPIVFAINKIDKPGANPDKIREELAAMNYLVEEWGGKYQCQEISAKKGLNVEELLEKVLLEAEILELKANPKRKAIGSIIESSLDKGRGYVATVLVQSGTLRVGDVVLAGQYFGHVKAMFNERGSKMEEAGPSCPALILGLNGAPQAGDKFNVMGNEKDARALANKREQLQREQGLRTQKHITLDEIGRRIAIGNFQELNIIVKGDVDGSIEALSDSLIKLSTPEIQVNVIHKAVGQISEGDVMLAAASNAIIIGFQVRPSMGARKLAEKEEIDIRLYSIIYTAIEEIKSAMEGMLSPEFKEEITSTVEVLETFKISKVGTIAGCIVRDGKITRSSKVRVIRDGIVIFTGELGSLKRFKDDVKEVSKGFECGLNINNYNDIQTGDFVESFEEVAVKKTL from the coding sequence ATGGCAGTTAGACTAAGTAAAGTTGCTAGAGAATTTAACGTAGGTTTGTCCACGATAGTGGATTACCTGCAGGAAAAGGGGATTAAGATTTCATCTGATCCAAATGCGAAATTAACAGATGACCAGTACGCTTTGGTAGCGAAAGAGTTTTCTACCGATAGCGAGGCTAAAAAAGAATCCAATCGGGTAGATTTAAAAAATACACGGTTAAAAAAAGAAACGGTTACCATTGATAATATGAACAATGGTACGGAGGAACACGCTCCGGAATTTATATCTATAAAGGACGAGATTAAACTGGAAAATAAAATTAAGGTCGTAGATCACATCGACCTGAACAGACTGAATAAGCAACAGAAACCGGAAGAGAAGGTTGAAGAGGTAAAAGAGGTGAAGATCGAAGAAAAGAAAGAAGAGAAACCGGCAGAACCTCAGGTAAAAGAAACTCCCGTAATTGCACAAAAGCAAGAACGGGAAGAAACACAGGCTCCTGTTGCCAGACCTCCGAAAACAATCATCAAACAACCGAAAGTTGAAACCCGTCAAGAGGAAAAAGCCCCGTCTGAAGATCATTCCAACAGAGCCGACAGAGAAGTGAGCTACAAATCACCGACTCCGGCGATTAAAGACGTGAAGGTTGTCGGGACAATCGATCTGGATGCGATCAACCAGCGTACCCGGCCCCCGAAGAAGAGTAAACAGGAAAGAGAAAGGGACAAACGGGAACTCAAGAAAAAATCTTTGGTTCCTCCCAAGAATACGGATGACATCGTGATCAAGAAAAACGTCGTAATAAACGAGGTCGAGGATGATTCTGAAGAATCGGAAACTCGTAAAAAAAGGAAACGTATTCTGAAAAAAGACGAGAAAATCAACATTGAAGCTTCTAAAACCGCCAAACAGGAAGAGAGCAAGAAGAAAATAAAGAAGATAAAGAAAAAGAAAGCCAGCAAGGCTGAAATTTCTGAAGAAGACGTACAAAAACAAATCAAAGACACGTTTGCCCGTTTGGGGAACAAGGGAAAAACCAAGAGTTCCAAGCACCGGAGAGACAAGCGAGATGCCGTACACCAGAAGATGCAGGCTGAAATGGAGCAGGCAGAGTTAGAAAAGAGTATCCTTAAACTCACGGAATTCGTTACGGTTAGCGAGTTAGCAACCATGATGGATATTTCCGTGGCAGATATTATCTCGACTTGTATGTCTTTGGGCTTGTTCGTGTCCATCAACCAACGTCTAGATGCTGAAACCATTAATATCGTGGCAGAAGAATTCGGATTCGATGTCGAATTCGTGAGCGTGGATATTCAGGAGGCCATTGACGAGGATGAAGACGAACAGGAAGAACACGTGGAATCCCGTCCGCCGATCGTGACTGTTATGGGACACGTTGACCACGGTAAAACATCTTTACTGGACTATATCCGTAAAGCAAACGTGATTGCCGGAGAGGCAGGAGGAATCACCCAGCACATCGGTGCTTACAGCGTGAAACTTGCTGACGGTAGAACCGTGACCTTCCTAGATACCCCGGGACACGAGGCGTTTACGGCCATGCGTGCCAGAGGTGCCCAAGTAACGGATATTGCCATCATCATTATTGCAGCCGATGATAACGTCATGCCGCAAACCGTTGAGGCCATCAATCATGCCAGTGCTGCCGGAGTACCCATTGTATTCGCGATAAACAAAATTGATAAACCGGGAGCTAACCCCGACAAGATCCGGGAAGAACTGGCCGCCATGAACTACCTCGTAGAAGAATGGGGTGGTAAATACCAATGTCAGGAAATCTCAGCCAAGAAAGGCTTGAATGTAGAAGAACTTCTGGAGAAAGTATTACTTGAGGCAGAAATCCTAGAGTTAAAGGCTAACCCGAAACGGAAAGCGATCGGTTCAATCATCGAGTCCTCGCTGGATAAAGGACGGGGTTACGTGGCAACCGTACTCGTACAAAGCGGAACGTTACGCGTAGGAGACGTGGTACTCGCCGGACAATATTTCGGACACGTGAAAGCCATGTTCAACGAACGCGGAAGTAAAATGGAAGAGGCCGGACCATCCTGCCCGGCATTGATTCTCGGTTTGAACGGGGCTCCACAGGCCGGAGACAAATTCAACGTCATGGGTAACGAGAAAGACGCCCGTGCCTTGGCTAACAAACGGGAACAGTTACAACGCGAGCAGGGATTGCGTACCCAGAAACATATCACGCTGGACGAAATTGGCAGACGTATTGCCATCGGAAACTTCCAAGAGTTGAACATCATCGTGAAAGGAGACGTGGACGGTTCTATCGAGGCTTTGTCCGACTCTCTGATCAAGTTGTCGACCCCGGAAATCCAAGTGAACGTGATCCACAAAGCCGTGGGACAAATTTCCGAAGGCGATGTTATGTTGGCTGCCGCATCGAACGCTATCATCATCGGATTCCAAGTTCGTCCTTCGATGGGTGCCAGAAAGCTGGCAGAGAAAGAGGAAATCGACATTCGACTTTACTCTATTATCTACACGGCGATCGAGGAAATCAAATCCGCCATGGAAGGTATGTTATCCCCGGAATTCAAGGAAGAGATCACCTCGACCGTGGAAGTGCTTGAAACATTCAAGATTTCCAAGGTGGGAACGATTGCCGGATGTATCGTGAGAGACGGAAAGATTACCCGTTCTTCAAAAGTGCGCGTGATTCGGGATGGTATCGTGATCTTCACCGGAGAATTGGGATCATTGAAACGTTTCAAGGACGACGTGAAAGAAGTTTCCAAAGGATTCGAGTGTGGTTTGAACATCAATAATTACAACGATATTCAGACAGGAGATTTTGTCGAAAGTTTCGAAGAAGTGGCCGTGAAAAAAACATTATAA
- the rimP gene encoding ribosome assembly cofactor RimP, with protein sequence MKSTEEIKDIIETILQGTDLFLVDLKVSPDNSIEVYIDSLKGINVDSCVTLSKQLDAKLDRDTEDFELTVSSAGIGYPFKVTQQYEKNLGNQVEVKLQNGGKLQGILKSHSNTGIVIECEEKVTVEGKKKKSIVKVEKEIHFTDIKEVKDIVVF encoded by the coding sequence ATGAAAAGTACAGAGGAAATAAAAGACATTATCGAAACAATACTGCAGGGGACAGATTTGTTTCTGGTGGACTTGAAAGTATCTCCGGACAACTCGATCGAGGTCTACATCGACTCCCTGAAGGGCATTAACGTGGATTCCTGCGTAACCCTCAGCAAACAATTGGACGCAAAACTGGATCGAGATACCGAGGATTTCGAGTTAACCGTTTCGAGTGCCGGAATCGGTTATCCCTTCAAAGTAACCCAGCAATACGAAAAGAACCTGGGTAATCAAGTGGAGGTGAAACTGCAAAACGGGGGAAAACTACAGGGAATATTAAAATCCCATTCCAACACGGGAATCGTGATCGAATGTGAAGAAAAAGTGACCGTGGAAGGAAAGAAGAAGAAAAGCATCGTCAAAGTGGAGAAAGAGATTCATTTTACAGACATAAAGGAGGTTAAAGATATTGTTGTTTTCTAA
- a CDS encoding CapA family protein codes for MYLDRILLFCIIFLLFTSCKEKKPPVQTDYSLEIPHTSQTLTLLFCGDIIQHLPQIYSAHEPSEKDYKYQKCFKYIAPYWADADFVIANLETTLGNKDFSGYPRFCSPWQIARDLHQLGVTTFVTANNHSCDQLGKGITNTIYYLDSLGIPHTGTFTDTLNYKKRHPLYLQKDGFKIALLNYTYGTNGLPVPKGFVVPHIDTTTIKQDIQLARRDTATNIIAFMHWGYEYHNFPNKEQRALSKWLHEQGADMVIGSHPHVVQPIEYYTSDKDTLGVTVFSLGNFISNQSQQGTEGGICIRVTLTKPRNHPVRYQMEPIKFYMYRPYEEGRRRYYVVPENLADSVIKDFHLTKSKSFFKKTDTILKSTKTFSF; via the coding sequence ATGTATCTCGACCGAATTCTCTTGTTCTGTATCATCTTCTTGTTGTTCACGTCTTGCAAAGAGAAGAAACCACCCGTTCAAACCGATTACTCGCTGGAAATTCCTCACACGTCACAAACATTGACCCTCTTGTTTTGCGGGGACATCATCCAACACCTTCCGCAAATATACAGCGCTCACGAACCATCGGAAAAAGACTACAAGTACCAGAAATGTTTCAAGTACATCGCTCCTTATTGGGCGGATGCCGATTTCGTCATTGCCAACCTGGAAACAACCCTTGGAAATAAAGACTTTTCCGGTTACCCCCGATTCTGTTCACCTTGGCAAATCGCCCGGGACCTTCATCAACTGGGAGTAACAACCTTTGTTACCGCCAACAACCATAGCTGTGACCAACTCGGGAAAGGGATCACCAATACCATCTATTATTTGGACTCATTAGGAATCCCACACACGGGAACATTCACAGATACCCTCAATTACAAAAAGAGACACCCGCTCTATCTTCAGAAAGACGGTTTCAAAATAGCATTACTCAACTACACGTACGGGACAAATGGCCTCCCCGTTCCGAAAGGTTTTGTCGTCCCGCACATTGACACGACCACCATAAAACAAGACATCCAACTAGCTCGCCGGGACACGGCCACCAACATCATTGCCTTCATGCACTGGGGGTATGAATACCATAACTTTCCGAACAAGGAACAGCGGGCATTAAGTAAATGGTTGCATGAACAAGGAGCTGATATGGTCATCGGTTCACACCCCCACGTGGTCCAGCCGATAGAATATTATACCTCGGACAAAGATACACTAGGCGTTACCGTTTTCTCTCTGGGTAACTTTATTTCCAACCAATCCCAACAAGGAACAGAAGGAGGAATATGTATTCGCGTGACTTTAACGAAACCCCGGAACCATCCTGTACGTTATCAAATGGAGCCGATTAAATTTTACATGTACCGTCCCTACGAGGAAGGGCGGCGACGTTATTACGTGGTACCGGAAAATTTGGCAGACAGTGTTATAAAAGATTTTCACCTGACGAAAAGCAAGAGTTTCTTCAAGAAAACAGATACAATACTGAAATCAACCAAAACTTTTAGTTTTTAG
- a CDS encoding bifunctional UDP-3-O-[3-hydroxymyristoyl] N-acetylglucosamine deacetylase/3-hydroxyacyl-ACP dehydratase codes for MSVKQRTLKSEFSLNGKGLHTGKQVTATFKPAEENFGYRIRRMDLEGSPEIPALAEYVKLMDRASCLEKDGVCVFTMEHAMAALYGSGIDNCLIELSGEEFPILDGSAKYYVEEIEKVGFEEQKADRRYFTVKEQMEFCSEDGQTKITLLPDTDYNINLVVAYDSPYLQMQYATYSEKVTDFAKEIAPCRTFVFLRELEMLLQHNLIKGGDLDNAIVIVDREISQEEVNRLAKLFNHDSIEVKQGILNNLDLYFDNEPARHKLLDVIGDLSLCGRFIKGRVIAERPGHKANTSLAKKMCKAITQAEREDVRPDVDTTAEPLMDVNKVRALLPHRPPFLLVDKIYEVTDDIVIGCKNVTMNEPFFVGHFPEEPVMPGVLIVEAMAQCGGILVLNQVEDPENYSTYFVKIDGIKFRHKVVPGDTLVFKLVKIAPIRRGIVTMRGYAFVGKTLVCEVGEFMAQVAKTKK; via the coding sequence ATGTCAGTAAAGCAAAGAACTTTAAAGAGTGAATTTTCTTTGAATGGAAAAGGTTTGCATACCGGGAAACAGGTGACCGCGACCTTTAAGCCAGCTGAAGAGAACTTTGGCTATCGAATACGTCGAATGGATTTGGAGGGATCTCCTGAAATTCCAGCTTTGGCTGAATATGTAAAATTAATGGATCGTGCCAGTTGTCTTGAAAAAGACGGCGTGTGCGTGTTCACCATGGAGCATGCGATGGCAGCTCTTTACGGGAGCGGAATTGACAACTGCCTGATCGAGTTGAGCGGGGAAGAATTCCCGATCTTGGACGGTAGTGCTAAATATTACGTGGAAGAGATAGAGAAAGTAGGTTTTGAAGAACAAAAAGCGGATAGACGCTACTTTACAGTGAAAGAGCAAATGGAATTTTGTAGCGAGGACGGGCAGACGAAAATCACGTTATTGCCGGATACCGACTATAATATAAATTTGGTCGTTGCTTACGATTCTCCTTATTTGCAAATGCAGTATGCTACTTATTCTGAAAAAGTAACCGATTTTGCGAAAGAAATTGCCCCGTGCCGGACATTCGTGTTCCTGCGCGAGTTGGAAATGCTTTTGCAGCACAATCTGATTAAAGGTGGGGATTTGGATAACGCGATCGTGATCGTTGATCGTGAAATTTCTCAAGAAGAGGTGAACCGTCTGGCTAAACTGTTCAACCACGATTCTATCGAGGTGAAGCAGGGTATTTTGAATAATTTGGACCTGTACTTTGACAATGAACCGGCTCGTCATAAATTGCTGGATGTTATCGGGGATTTGTCCTTATGTGGGCGTTTTATCAAAGGACGTGTTATCGCGGAGAGACCGGGTCACAAAGCAAACACCAGTTTGGCCAAGAAAATGTGTAAGGCCATCACGCAGGCGGAGAGAGAAGATGTTCGTCCCGACGTGGACACGACGGCCGAACCGTTGATGGATGTGAATAAGGTGAGAGCCTTGTTGCCTCATCGTCCTCCTTTCCTGTTGGTTGACAAGATTTACGAGGTGACGGATGACATCGTGATCGGTTGCAAGAACGTTACCATGAACGAGCCTTTCTTCGTGGGACACTTCCCGGAAGAACCGGTAATGCCGGGTGTGCTGATCGTGGAGGCGATGGCGCAGTGCGGGGGGATTCTGGTGTTGAATCAGGTGGAAGACCCGGAGAATTACTCCACGTATTTCGTGAAAATAGATGGTATCAAATTCCGTCATAAAGTTGTTCCGGGCGATACGCTGGTTTTCAAGCTGGTAAAGATTGCTCCCATCCGTCGTGGGATCGTGACGATGAGAGGGTACGCTTTTGTCGGTAAAACGTTAGTTTGTGAAGTGGGTGAATTCATGGCCCAAGTTGCAAAAACGAAAAAATAG
- a CDS encoding protein-disulfide reductase DsbD domain-containing protein has protein sequence MKRLLILTAILTLMVGAANSQVLKPVKWQISFKKVSEGVYDIICKATIESGWHLYDTKLPENGPLPTTFNLDEDETKDIELVGEFKATTEAKTEKSEAFNMELKYFEGTVTFVQRVKLKKDKAKLVGYVEYMSCSGGQCIPPAEEEFEFELTK, from the coding sequence ATGAAAAGACTATTAATTCTTACGGCAATATTAACCTTAATGGTTGGGGCTGCAAATTCACAGGTATTAAAACCAGTGAAATGGCAAATTTCTTTCAAAAAAGTAAGCGAAGGTGTTTATGACATTATCTGCAAAGCTACTATTGAAAGCGGATGGCATCTGTACGATACCAAATTACCGGAAAACGGACCTCTTCCCACAACATTCAACTTAGATGAAGACGAGACGAAAGACATTGAATTAGTAGGAGAATTTAAAGCAACTACAGAAGCTAAAACTGAAAAGAGCGAAGCCTTCAACATGGAATTGAAATATTTCGAAGGAACCGTGACTTTCGTACAACGGGTGAAACTGAAAAAAGACAAAGCTAAATTGGTAGGCTACGTAGAATACATGTCTTGCTCTGGCGGACAATGTATCCCTCCTGCCGAAGAAGAATTTGAATTCGAATTAACGAAATAA
- a CDS encoding efflux RND transporter periplasmic adaptor subunit: MRTIIYAITILAISLWGCKNQTSQDKHTHSATETHAGHDHEGHDHSHEGHDHEHEGHDHEHEGHDHEHETGEEHAGHSHESEETKHSDEIIFPKAQAAKTTFEVREIQPASFNQVVKTTGQVLAAPGDEAVIVATSNGVVSFSSNKLTEGTKVQKGQSLFQISSKDIAEGDYYTKVKATYEAAKASYDRAEALVKDKIISQKEFESIKLEFENAKTAYDAVSNNKTAKGVSVNAPINGHMKNILVKEGEYITVGQPIATVSQNQRLVLRAEVSQRYYNAMQSVKSANFKTPYDNKVYSLEDLNGRLLSFGKTSNENSFFIPVSFEFDNKGEVIPESFVEVYLISAPIENTLSIPVSALTNEMGIHYVYVQIDEEGYRKQEVALGANNGKEVQIIKGLHPGDRVVTKGAYQVKMASASGAIPHGHSHEH, encoded by the coding sequence ATGAGAACAATTATTTATGCTATTACAATATTAGCGATCTCCTTATGGGGGTGCAAAAACCAAACATCACAAGATAAACACACTCACTCCGCAACGGAGACTCACGCAGGACACGACCATGAAGGACATGACCATAGCCACGAAGGACATGATCATGAACACGAGGGACATGATCACGAACATGAGGGACACGATCATGAACATGAAACCGGGGAGGAACATGCCGGTCACAGTCACGAAAGTGAAGAAACAAAACACAGTGACGAGATCATTTTCCCGAAAGCACAAGCAGCAAAAACCACTTTCGAAGTACGGGAAATTCAACCCGCCTCTTTTAACCAAGTAGTTAAAACAACGGGACAAGTGCTTGCCGCTCCCGGTGATGAGGCTGTTATCGTCGCTACCAGCAATGGCGTCGTTTCTTTCTCTTCCAACAAATTAACGGAAGGGACAAAGGTTCAAAAAGGACAATCCCTATTCCAGATTTCTTCAAAAGACATTGCGGAAGGAGATTACTACACGAAAGTAAAAGCAACTTACGAGGCAGCTAAAGCCAGCTATGACCGTGCCGAGGCTCTTGTAAAGGACAAAATCATATCTCAAAAAGAATTTGAAAGTATCAAACTGGAATTCGAGAACGCGAAAACAGCTTATGACGCCGTATCCAATAACAAAACGGCAAAAGGAGTCAGTGTAAACGCCCCGATCAACGGACACATGAAAAACATTCTTGTAAAAGAAGGAGAATACATCACGGTAGGTCAACCGATAGCAACGGTTTCTCAAAATCAGCGTTTAGTACTCCGGGCCGAAGTATCCCAAAGATACTACAATGCCATGCAATCCGTAAAGAGTGCTAATTTCAAGACTCCGTACGATAATAAAGTTTACTCCTTGGAAGACTTGAACGGACGCTTACTTTCTTTCGGAAAAACTTCCAACGAGAATTCATTCTTTATCCCCGTATCTTTCGAATTTGACAATAAAGGCGAAGTGATCCCGGAATCCTTCGTAGAAGTATATCTTATTTCAGCCCCGATTGAAAACACGTTATCCATCCCCGTATCCGCGTTAACCAACGAGATGGGAATCCACTACGTGTACGTGCAAATTGACGAGGAAGGCTACCGCAAACAAGAAGTGGCATTGGGTGCCAACAATGGTAAAGAGGTACAGATCATCAAAGGCCTGCACCCCGGAGACCGTGTCGTAACCAAAGGAGCCTACCAAGTCAAAATGGCCTCCGCATCCGGAGCAATTCCTCACGGACATAGCCATGAACACTAA
- a CDS encoding methylglyoxal synthase, translating into MKLAVIAHDGKKADMVAFLNRHYEFMHSANIEIIATGTTGKHAQDAGLKVERLLSGPLGGDAQIAAQVAEHKVQMVLFFRDPLGKHPHEPDVQMLMRVCDVHNVPLATNPASAELMLKGFEKQMQK; encoded by the coding sequence ATGAAACTAGCAGTAATCGCACATGACGGGAAAAAAGCAGATATGGTTGCTTTCCTGAACAGACATTATGAATTCATGCATTCGGCAAACATCGAGATCATTGCTACCGGGACTACCGGAAAACATGCACAGGATGCCGGGTTAAAAGTTGAACGCCTTCTTTCCGGTCCACTCGGGGGAGATGCCCAGATTGCAGCACAAGTGGCAGAACATAAAGTACAAATGGTCCTGTTCTTCCGTGACCCGCTTGGGAAACACCCTCACGAACCGGACGTGCAAATGTTAATGCGCGTATGTGACGTTCACAATGTTCCATTGGCAACGAACCCGGCATCTGCGGAATTGATGCTGAAAGGTTTCGAGAAACAGATGCAGAAATAG
- the lpxD gene encoding UDP-3-O-(3-hydroxymyristoyl)glucosamine N-acyltransferase encodes MEFKAKDIAALLSGVVDGDPEISVNNVSKIEEGKPGTLAFLANPKYEHYIYTTQASIVLVNKTFEPTHEYSCTLIRVESAYDAIATLLQMYDDMKPKPVGIEQPSYISDSATIGEKPYIGAFAYIGRGAKIGNNVKIYPQAYIGDGVVIGDNTIIYAGVKIYTGCVVGKSCILHAGVVLGADGFGFAPEGDHYKKIPQIGNVLLEDDVEIGANTCIDRATMGSTIIKKGVKLDNLVQIAHNVVVGGNTVIAAQSGIAGTTKVGENCVFGGQVGIVGHLNIGSGTQIAAQSGITSNIPEKSVLRGSPAFDYPKYQKCYVMFRKLPELYGQIKDLEKEVNKLKSE; translated from the coding sequence ATGGAGTTTAAAGCAAAGGACATAGCAGCTCTATTAAGCGGGGTTGTCGATGGAGACCCCGAGATTTCTGTAAATAACGTATCTAAAATAGAGGAAGGAAAGCCGGGAACGTTGGCTTTTTTAGCTAATCCTAAATACGAACATTATATCTACACGACGCAAGCATCGATCGTGTTAGTGAATAAAACATTCGAACCCACGCACGAGTATTCCTGTACTTTGATCCGGGTGGAATCGGCTTATGATGCCATTGCAACATTGCTGCAAATGTATGATGATATGAAGCCGAAACCAGTAGGAATTGAACAACCTTCTTATATCAGTGATAGTGCCACGATCGGGGAAAAACCTTACATCGGGGCATTTGCATATATAGGGAGAGGTGCGAAAATCGGGAATAACGTGAAAATATATCCTCAGGCCTATATCGGTGACGGTGTGGTTATCGGGGATAACACGATTATTTATGCCGGGGTAAAGATTTACACGGGATGCGTGGTCGGGAAATCCTGTATCCTTCATGCCGGAGTGGTACTGGGAGCTGACGGTTTCGGATTCGCTCCGGAAGGTGATCATTACAAGAAAATCCCGCAGATCGGTAACGTGTTGCTGGAAGACGACGTGGAGATCGGTGCGAATACTTGTATCGACCGGGCTACCATGGGATCTACGATTATTAAAAAAGGAGTTAAACTCGATAATTTAGTCCAGATTGCACATAACGTGGTAGTGGGAGGTAACACGGTTATCGCTGCCCAGTCTGGGATTGCCGGGACTACAAAAGTCGGTGAGAACTGCGTGTTCGGCGGGCAGGTGGGAATTGTCGGTCACTTGAATATCGGGTCGGGGACGCAGATTGCAGCCCAGAGTGGTATCACTTCCAACATACCGGAAAAATCTGTCCTGCGCGGATCGCCTGCATTCGATTATCCGAAATACCAGAAATGTTATGTCATGTTCCGTAAATTACCGGAGCTATACGGGCAAATAAAAGATTTAGAGAAAGAAGTAAATAAATTAAAATCAGAATAA